A part of Cannabis sativa cultivar Pink pepper isolate KNU-18-1 chromosome 6, ASM2916894v1, whole genome shotgun sequence genomic DNA contains:
- the LOC115724871 gene encoding embryogenic cell protein 40-like yields MADLLDEHGNPILLTDEQGNPVRLTDEHGNPVHLTGVATSRAAATEVGTGKGTHSTGPWNPRATTGYQATKTDTSWPQATAGMEHLANDPWSGTGGTGTGTIGTTTTTGHLGTEPWPHTATGGTGHHMEHHKGGMGLHDGGTGMEQHAPLGRVGMQCSEHHAPFKSSDAWVHGANPAGATDTRGAGFQPSKVDSERPKGETTTGIRRSGSSSSSSSEDDGAGGRRKKKGLGTKIKEKLTGKHKDEPTATTHDPTPLHEKKTVMEKIKEKLPGHHSHPQQN; encoded by the exons atggcCGATTTACTTGACGAGCACGGCAACCCAATACTCCTCACCGACGAACAAGGCAACCCTGTTCGTTTAACAGACGAGCACGGCAATCCTGTCCACCTCACCGGCGTTGCAACATCACGCGCCGCCGCCACCGAAGTTGGTACTGGAAAAGGCACACACTCAACTGGTCCGTGGAATCCACGCGCCACCACAGGTTACCAGGCCACGAAAACCGATACTTCGTGGCCACAAGCCACCGCCGGGATGGAACACCTGGCGAACGACCCGTGGAGCGGAACGGGTGGAACGGGTACCGGCACTATTGGGACGACAACGACGACGGGACACCTCGGAACGGAGCCGTGGCCCCACACCGCTACCGGTGGGACCGGACACCATATGGAACACCACAAAGGAGGAATGGGACTGCATGATGGCGGTACTGGAATGGAACAACACGCGCCCCTTGGTAGAGTGGGAATGCAATGTTCAGAACACCACGCACCTTTTAAAAGTAGTGATGCGTGGGTTCACGGAGCCAATCCCGCGGGAGCTACTGACACCCGCGGGGCTGGCTTTCAGCCCTCGAAAGTTGATTCGGAGCGGCCAAAGGGCGAAACTACCACCGGCATACGCCGCTCCGGCAGCTCAAGTTCTAGCTCG TCAGAGGATGATGGAGCTGGAgggagaaggaagaagaagggtttaggaacaaaaataaaagagaaactTACTGGAAAACACAAGGACGAACCAACTGCTACTACTCATGATCCTACTCCTCTTCACGAGAAGAAAACTGTTATGGAAAAGATCAAGGAAAAGCTACCTGGCCACCATTCTCATCCCcagcaaaattaa